One Miscanthus floridulus cultivar M001 chromosome 11, ASM1932011v1, whole genome shotgun sequence DNA window includes the following coding sequences:
- the LOC136493123 gene encoding mitochondrial fission protein ELM1-like, producing the protein MRPIRLPEPEPEPPGGATPEIFAAGGGATVVRRAVVIGNGCAGAENQCLGLLRALGLSDRLTLYRAIRPTGGINKLLHFLPISLHKLVDQFLGRVFSDTRFATVVQINKLAQYSARNSQSFGLSSILEADTQKIVTMVRGTFEKEGPALVVACGRDTIPYASSIRLLASDNVFVIQIQHPRSRLGRFDLVVTPRHDYYVLTTKGQQEVPLLFRRWITPQEPPGPNVVLTAGALHQADSAALRFAAADWHAELAPLPKPLVVVNIGGPTRNCKYDVDLAKQLVNSLHNVLKTCGSVRISFSRRTPPQMSDVVLKEFSTHPKIYIWDGEDPNPHLGHLAWADAFIITADSISMLSEACSTGKPVYVIGTEHCRWKFSDFHNRLRERRAVRPFTGLEDMSDSWSYPPLNDAADVAARVREVLVQRGWKLG; encoded by the exons ATGCGACCGATACGgctgccggagccggagccggagccgcctgGCGGGGCCACGCCGGAGATCTTCGCCGCGGGCGGAGGCGCGACGGTGGTGCGCCGCGCCGTCGTCATCGGCAACGGCTGCGCCGGCGCCGAGAACCAGTGCCTCGGCCTCCTCCGCGCGCTCGGCCTCAGCGACCGCCTCACGCTCTAC CGTGCTATCAGGCCAACAGGAGGAATCAATAAGTTGCTGCATTTTctcccaatctccttgcacaaATTAGTGGACCAATTTCTCGGACGGGTATTTTCTGATACAAGATTTGCAACAGTGGTTCAAATAAACAAGTTGGCACAGTATTCTGCCCGTAACAGTCAATCTTTTGGATTGTCTTCCATACTAGAAGCAGATACTCAAAAGATAGTAACCATGGTCCGTGGTACCTTTGAGAA AGAAGGTCCTGCACTGGTTGTTGCTTGTGGCCGAGATACCATACCATATGCAAGTTCCATAAGGCTTTTAGCTTCAGATAATGTATTTGTCATTCAG ATACAACATCCCAGGTCTCGCCTTGGTAGGTTTGATTTAGTTGTGACTCCTCGTCATGATTACTATGTTTTAACCACAAAGGGACAGCAGGAAGTTCCACTCCTTTTCAGGAGATGGATTACTCCACAAGAACCACCTGGTCCTAATGTG GTCCTCACTGCTGGTGCACTGCACCAAGCAGATTCTGCTGCATTACGCTTTGCTGCTGCAGATTGGCATGCTGAACTTGCTCCTTTGCCTAAGCCATTAGTCGTAGTAAACATTGGtggaccaacaa GAAACTGTAAATATGATGTAGACCTTGCTAAGCAGCTGGTGAACTCACTGCATAATGTTCTGAAGACCTGTGGAAGTGTCAGAATCTCATTTTCTAGAAGAACACCTCCACAG ATGTCTGATGTAGTATTGAAAGAGTTCAGTACACATCCTAAGATTTATATTTGGGACGGTGAAG ATCCTAacccacacttgggccatcttgCATGGGCTGATGCTTTCATCATAACAGCAGACTCTATAAGCATGCTAAGCGAGGCATGCAGCACTGG GAAGCCTGTATATGTCATTGGAACCGAGCACTGTAGGTGGAAATTTTCAGATTTTCATAACCGTCTACGTGAGCGCAGGGCTGTCCGGCCTTTCACTGGACTGGAAGAT ATGTCAGATAGCTGGAGCTATCCTCCCCTGAATGACGCTGCTGATGTGGCTGCACGGGTTCGGGAAGTGCTTGTACAACGTGGATGGAAATTGGGTTAA